One genomic segment of Salarias fasciatus chromosome 8, fSalaFa1.1, whole genome shotgun sequence includes these proteins:
- the LOC115392944 gene encoding hydroxycarboxylic acid receptor 2-like, translated as MLLESNHSVTFNLSTPAPGGGCPPVGIQLEGVILPPVLTVDVVLGLLGNVLALWIFCWKLPSWSPNSLLLFQLVAADFLALLSLPLRIHALLAGHWVFGDAMCRLNLFLMFTNRSASIALMTVVAIYRYFKVVHPHHRLNRMTKRQAGWVSAAVWLLVVAPRAPMLAYSHIKGSGNGTQCFFFTSYKESSRALLALVATHRLLTVLEFVFPFALLLFCSLRIAGFLRRRQMGKPDKVRKAIRVCVVIIAVFLVCFLPTTATTVGLWAVRSFRPWDCAAFYTLTQLTIVSFGLNFLNSALDPLVYVFSSSTFRKALVSSLPRRLRCHQDAATSETSGTQSTSEQELKSMRAERGSEAR; from the exons ATGCTCTTGGAGTCAAACCACAGCGTGACCTTTAACCTCAGCACGCCGGCCCCCGGCGGAGGCTGCCCCCCGGTGGGGATCCAGCTGGAGGGCGTGATCCTGCCCCCGGTGCTGACGGTGGACGTGGTGCTGGGGCTGCTGGGTAACGTCCTGGCCCTGTGGATCTTCTGCTGGAAGCTCCCCAGCTGGAGCCCCAACAGCCTGCTGCTCTTCCAGCTGGTGGCGGCCGACTTCCTGGCCCTGCTCAGCCTGCCGCTGAGGATCCACGCGCTGCTCGCCGGCCACTGGGTGTTCGGGGACGCCATGTGCCGCCTCAACCTCTTCCTCATGTTCACCAACCGCTCCGCCAGCATCGCGCTCATGACCGTGGTGGCCATCTACCGCTACTTCAAG gtggtCCATCCCCACCACCGTTTAAACCGCATGACCAAGCGGCAGGCCGGGTGGGTGTCGGCGGCGGtgtggctgctggtggtggctCCTCGGGCGCCCATGTTGGCCTACAGCCACATCAAAGGCAGCGGCAACGGCACGCAGTgcttcttcttcacctcctaCAAAGAGAGCTCCCGCGCCCTGCTGGCGCTGGTCGCCACGCACCGCCTCCTCACCGTGCTGGAGTTCGTGTTCCCGTTCGccctgctgctgttctgctccCTGCGAATCGCCGGGTTCCTGCGCCGGCGGCAGATGGGGAAGCCGGACAAGGTGCGCAAGGCCATCCGGGTGTGTGTGGTCATCATCGCGGTGTTCCTGGTGTGCTTCCTgcccaccaccgccaccaccgtcGGGCTGTGGGCGGTGCGCTCCTTCCGCCCGTGGGACTGCGCCGCCTTCTACACGCTCACCCAGCTCACCATCGTGTCGTTCGGGCTGAACTTCCTGAACTCGGCGCTGGACCCGCTGGTCTACGTCTTCTCCAGCTCCACGTTCAGGAAGGCTCTGGTCTCCTCGCTGCCCCGCCGCCTGCGCTGCCATCAGGACGCCGCCACGTCGGAGACGTCAGGAACTCAGTCCACGAGCGAGCAGGAGCTGAAGTCCATGAGGGCGGAGCGGGGCAGCGAGGCACGGtga
- the LOC115392946 gene encoding poly [ADP-ribose] polymerase tankyrase-2-like, producing the protein MASAAAGLCCPHSRPSRAGVPKPARGRSPSSMSSGRRCSGTSGLAGGAVSPGPMTVDVGGGGAGGGAGDAHRELFEACRSGDLERVRKLVTAENVNSRDTAGRKSTPLHFAAGFGRKDVVDFLLQSGANVHAQDDGGLVALHNACSFGHAEVVSLLLRHGADANARDNWNYTPLHEAAIKGKIDVCITLLQHGADLTIRNSDGRSALDLSDSSAKAVLTGEYRKDELLESARSGNEEKLMSLLTPLNVNCHASDGRKSTPLHLAAGYNRVKTVQLLLQHGADVHAKDKGDLVPLHNACSYGHYEVTELLVKHGACVNAMDLWQFTPLHEAASKNRMEVCSLLLSYGADPAFLNCHNKSSIDLAPTVQLKERLAYEFRGHSLLQACREGDPLQVKKHLSPETLGFKHPLSLETALHCAAASPYPKRKQVCELLLRRGAGVNDKTKDLLTPLHLAAENAHNDALEVLVKHDAKVNAVDQLGQTALHRAAQRGHLQTCRLLLAAGCDPLLTSLQGFSPSQLGNASVQEVLQAEGVLIGNSEVDRQLLEASKSGDVETVKKLCTVQNVNCRDVEGRQSTPLHFAAGYNRLAVVQFLLQRGADVHAKDKGGLVPLHNACSYGHYEVAELLVLHGAVVNVADLWKFTPLHEAAAKGKYDICKLLLQHGADPSRKNRDGNTPLDLVKDADTDIQDLLRGDAALLDAAKKGCLSRVKKLCSGDNVNCRDTQGRHSTPLHLAAGYNNLEVAEYLLQHGAEVNSQDKGGLIPLHNAASYGHVDVAALLIKYDACVNATDKWAFTPLHEAAQKGRTQLCALLLAHGADPALRNQEGQSPLDLVTADDVRALLTAAMPPSALPGCYKPQVISVAAASSGAPPVAIVPPLLSSSSSSSPSCPAPPLLLLPSSSASSSVLDAASTAPPAANAAANSSSPLPSSVFSEVSVPPSDADGTLDMERKDEGAELSISQFLKNLGLEHLLEIFDMEQITLDVLVEMGHCELKEIGINAFGHRHKIIKGVERLISGPQSLNSYLTLNTANSGTILIDLAAEDKEFQSVEEEMQSTIREHRDGGHAGGVFSRYNLVKIQKVCNKKLWERYSHRRKEVTEENHNHSNERMLFHGSPFVNAIIHKGFDERHAYIGGMFGAGIYFAENSSKSNQYVYGIGGGTGCPLHKDRSCYTCHRHLLFCRVTLGKSFLQFSAMKMAHSPPGHHSVTGRPSVNGLALAEYVIYRGEQAYPEYLITYQIMKPEASAEG; encoded by the exons atgGCCTCGGCCGCTGCAGGTCTGTGCTGCCCGCACTCCAGACCGTCCAGAGCCGGCGTCCCCAAGCCGGCGAGGGGCCGCTCGCCGTCGTCCATGTCGTCGGGCCGCAGGTGCTCGGGCACGTCGGGTCTGGCGGGAGGAGCCGTGTCCCCGGGGCCCATGACGGTGGacgtaggaggaggaggagcaggaggcggggcCGGCGACGCCCACAGGGAGCTGTTCGAGGCCTGCCGGAGCGGAGACCTGGAGCGAGTCCGGAAGCTGGTGACGGCAGAGAACGTGAACAGCCGCGACACGGCGGGAAGGAAGTCTACGCCGCTGCACTTTGCTGCAG GGTTTGGCCGTAAAGACGTGGTGgacttcctcctgcagagcggcGCCAACGTGCACGCCCAGGACGACGGCGGCCTCGTCGCCCTCCACAACGCCTGCTCCTTCGGCCACGCCGAG gTGGTGAGTCTCCTGCTGCGACATGGCGCCGATGCCAACGCCAGAGACAACTGGAACTACACGCCCCTGCACGAGGCCGCCATCAAGGGCAAGATCGACGTGTGCATCA cgttGTTGCAGCACGGTGCTGATCTGACCATCAGGAACTCGGACGGTCGCTCCGCTCTCGATCTTTCTGATTCGTCTGCTAAAGCCGTCCTCACTG GAGAATACAGGAAAGACGAACTCCTGGAGAGTGCCAG GAGCGGGAACGAGGAGAAGCTGATGTCTCTGCTGACGCCGCTCAACGTCAACTGTCACGCCAGCGACGGGCGAAAG TCGACGCCGTTGCACCTGGCGGCCGGCTACAACCGCGTGAAGAcggtgcagctgctgctgcagcacgggGCCGACGTGCACGCCAAGGACAAAGG GGACCTGGTTCCTCTTCATAACGCCTGCTCATACGGACACTACGAAGTCACCGAGCTGCTGGTGAAG cacggCGCCTGTGTTAACGCCATGGACCTGTGGCAGTTCACTCCCCTGCATGAAGCCGCCTCCAAGAACCGCATGGAG gtgtgctctctgctgctcagctaCGGCGCCGACCCCGCCTTCCTCAACTGTCACAACAAAAGCTCCATCGACCTGGCTCCCACCGTGCAGCTGAAGGAGCGCCTGGCCT acgagttcagaggtcacagcctgctgcaggcGTGCAGGGAGGGCGACCCGCTTCAAGTCAAGAAGCACCTGAGCCCGGAGACCCTCGGCTTCAAGCACCCCCTCAGCCTGGAGACGGCGCTG caTTGTGCGGCTGCGTCTCCGTACCCAAAAAGGAAGCAAGTGTGTGAACTCCTGCTGAGAAGAGGTGCCGGCGTCAACGACAAGACCAAAGA CCTGCTGACCCCGCTCCACCTGGCCGCGGAGAACGCCCACAACGACGCCCTGGAGGTTTTGGTGAAGCACGACGCCAAG GTGAACGCCGTGGACCAGCTGGGCCAGACGGCGCTGCATCGGGCGGCTCAGCGCGGACACCTGCAgacctgcaggctgctgctggcggccgGCTGCGACCCGCTGCTCACGTCTCTGCAGGGCTTCTCCCCGTCGCAGCTGGGCAACGCGAGCGTGCAGGAGGTCCTGCAAG CTGAAGGCGTTCTCATCGGGAACTCTGAAGTCGACCGCCAGCTTCTGGAAGCCTCCAAATCAGGAGACGTGGAGACGGTGAAG AAACTCTGCACCGTGCAGAACGTCAACTGCCGCGACGTGGAGGGCCGCCAGTCCACGCCGCTGCATTTCGCCGCAGGGTACAACCGCCTGGCCGTGGTGCAGTTCCTGCTGCAGCGGGGAGCCGACGTGCACGCCAAAGACAAAGG TGGGTTGGTTCCCCTCCATAACGCCTGCTCCTACGGTCACTACGAAGTGGCCGAGCTGCTGGTGCTTCACGGCGCCGTGGTCAACGTGGCGGACCTCTGGAAGTTCACGCCGCTGCATGAAGCTGCCGCCAAGGGCAAATACGACATCtgtaaactgctgctgcag caCGGCGCCGACCCGAGCCGGAAGAACCGTGACGGCAACACACCGCTGGACCTGGTGAAGGACGCAGACACTGACATCCAGGACCTGCTGCGCGGCGACGCCGCCCTGCTGGACGCCGCCAAGAAGGGCTGCCTGAGCCGAGTGAAGAAACTGTGTTCAGGAGACAACGTCAACTGTAGAGACACACAGGGGAGACACTCCACTCCACTGCACCTggctg CGGGATACAATAACCTGGAGGTTGCAGAGTATCTGCTGCAGCACGGAGCTGAGGTTAACTCTCAGGATAAAGGAGGTCTGATTCCTCTGCACAATGCTGCCTCCTACGGG CACGTGGACGTGGCCGCTCTGCTGATTAAGTACGACGCCTGCGTCAACGCCACGGACAAGTGGGCGTTCACGCCGCTGCACGAGGCCGCACAGAAGGGGCGCACGCAGCTCTGCGCCCTCCTGTTGGCTCACGGCGCCGACCCCGCCCTCCGCAATCAGGAAGGACAGTCTCCGCTGGACCTGGTGACG gccgaTGATGTCCGCGCTCTGCTGACGGCGGCGATGCCgccctctgctctgcctggCTGTTATAAACCTCAGGTCATCAGCGTAGCGGCGGCGTCCTCTGGTGCTCCGCCCGTCGCCATCGTCcctccactcctctcctcttcatcttcttcctcgCCCTCGTGCCctgcccctcccctcctcctcctcccctcttcctccgcctcctcctctgttctcgATGCTGCGTCTACAGCACCGCCCGCCGCTAACGCTGCCGCGAACTCCTCATCGCCCCTGCCCTCCTCGGTGTTTTCTGAGGTGTCGGTGCCGCCGTCAGATGCCGATGGAACGCTGGACATGGAGAGAAAAGATGAAG gcGCCGAGCTCAGTATCAGCCAGTTCCTGAAGAACCTCGGCCTGGAGCATCTTCTGGAGATCTTTGATATGGAACAG atcACTCTGGACGTGTTGGTGGAGATGGGTCACTGCGAGCTCAAAGAAATCGGCATCAATGCCTTCGGACACCGACACAAGATCATCAAAGGAGTGGAGAGGCTCATCAGCGGGCCACAGA GTCTGAATTCGTACCTGACTCTGAACACGGCGAACAGCGGGACCATCCTGATCGACCTGGCGGCTGAAGACAAGGAGTTCCAgtcggtggaggaggag ATGCAGAGCACAATAAGAGAGCACCGGGACGGCGGCCATGCTGGAGGCGTCTTCAGCAGATACAACCTGGTCAAG ATCCAGAAGGTGTGCAACAAGAAGCTGTGGGAGCGTTACAGCCACCGCAGGAAGGAGGTGACCGAGGAGAACCACAACCACTCCAACGAGCGCATGCTGTTCCACG GCTCGCCGTTCGTCAACGCCATCATCCACAAAGGCTTCGACGAGCGCCACGCCTACATCGGCGGGATGTTCGGCGCCGGGATTTACTTCGCGGAGAACTCGTCCAAGAGCAACCAGTACGTCTACGGGATCGGAGGAGGAACCGGCTGTCCGCTGCACAAGGACCGCTCCTGCTACACCTGCCACAG GCACCTGCTGTTCTGCCGGGTGACTCTGGGTAAATCCTTCCTGCAGTTCAGCGCCATGAAGATGGCTCACTCCCCGCCGGGGCACCACTCCGTCACCGGCAGGCCCAGCGTCAACGGGCTGGCTCTGGCCGAGTACGTCATCTACAGGGGAGAGCAG GCCTACCCGGAGTACCTGATCACCTACCAGATCATGAAGCCAGAGGCGTCTGCagagggatga
- the LOC115393722 gene encoding cell wall protein IFF6-like → MVLDLVPRLSWICLLLCSSAFSFPFKKVQTGSGGGTGSLYGGPGSDYFFYGFPQSSGGSSGSGSGSGSGSGSGSGSGSGSGSGSGSASGSGSGFGSGFVFGTGSGGAGGAGGAGGAGGAGGAGSGSGGDGAGGAGNGFPLFGSFPLDSNFVVVPQFFDPDQVRLPQFFFGNAFDFTGVPVGAVAVRPSPPASHITQTSNGYQRARSVLAHTKFSPNDFVVVPLPDQDGSQVKDQYPKNQKPKY, encoded by the exons ATGGTGCTGGACCTGGTTCCCAG acttTCCTGGAtctgcctgctgctctgcagctctgcatttAGTTTCCCCTTCAAGAAAG TTCAAACAGGTTCTGGTGGAGGGACGGGGAGCCTCTACGGTGGTCCCGGCTCTGACTACTTCTTCTACGGTTTTCCTCAATCTTCTGGTGGAAGTTCAGGTTCAGGGTCTGGctctggttcaggttcaggttcaggttcggGTTCAGGTTCAGGCTCTGGTTCCGGTTCCGGCTCTGCTTCTGGATCCGGATCTGGATTTGGATCTGGATTCGTATTTGGAACTGGATCAGGCGGTGCTGGAGgtgcaggaggtgcaggaggtgcaggaggtgcaggaggtgcGGGCTCTGGATCAGGCGGTGATGGAGCCGGTGGTGCAGGTAACGGCTTCCCCCTCTTTGGGAGCTTCCCACTGGACAGCAACTTTGTGGTGGTCCCTCAATTCTTCGACCCGGACCAGGTCAGACTGCCTCAGTTCTTCTTCGGTAACGCCTTCGACTTCACCGGCGTACCCGTGGGGGCAGTGGCGGTGCGCCCCTCGCCACCCGCATCCCATATCACCCAGACCAGCAATGGCTACCAGCGAGCCAGATCCGTCCTGGCCCACACCAAATTCTCCCCTAACGATTTTGTCGTGGTTCCCCTCCCTGACCAAGATGGAAGTCAAGTCAAAGACCAGTACCCAAAGAATCAAAAGCCGAAATACTGA